One genomic segment of Brevibacillus laterosporus LMG 15441 includes these proteins:
- a CDS encoding MBOAT family O-acyltransferase has protein sequence MVFSSVIFLFCFLPLVLMLYFSVPFKLKNTILLLFSLVFYAWGEPRYVLLMVLSILINYGYGIWIDKSENHAKKRVWILTFAIVVNIGLLGYFKYANFFVDVINAAFQTNLHLDPVPLPIGISFYTFHALSYLIDIYRKKERAQRNLFSLALYITFFPQLVAGPIIRYNAVAEQLSKRVFSSIQFAEGIKRFILGLSKKVLLANPLGSVADTVFTTSAMDLSTGSAWIGIIAYTLQIYFDFSGYSDMAIGLGKMFGFEFAENFHYPYISKSISEFWRRWHISLGSWFRDYVYIPLGGNKVAPWKIYRNLFIVWALTGFWHGASWTFIAWGTYYGILIALEKAGLEKMLSKIYPLNHVVVLLLVMIGWVFFRADNFGYATEFIASLFYTRGNEIFDSLALSLLSSNWFYFVIAMIVATPIYPKLQKLQWSKSMTKVQTVFGMLFNFFLFTEVILYLINSTYNPFLYFRF, from the coding sequence TTGGTCTTTAGTTCAGTCATATTTTTGTTTTGCTTTTTACCGCTTGTTCTTATGCTGTATTTCTCTGTTCCGTTCAAATTAAAAAATACGATTCTTTTACTATTCAGTTTAGTCTTCTATGCCTGGGGCGAACCGAGGTATGTGCTTCTCATGGTATTATCCATTCTCATTAACTATGGGTATGGGATTTGGATTGATAAATCGGAAAATCACGCGAAAAAGCGAGTCTGGATTTTAACGTTTGCAATCGTTGTTAATATCGGACTTCTCGGCTACTTTAAATACGCCAACTTCTTTGTTGATGTAATCAATGCCGCATTTCAAACCAATCTTCATTTGGACCCTGTACCTTTGCCTATAGGAATTTCTTTTTATACGTTCCATGCTCTCAGTTATTTGATTGATATATACAGAAAAAAAGAAAGAGCGCAACGAAATCTCTTCAGCTTGGCGCTGTACATTACATTTTTCCCGCAGCTTGTAGCAGGTCCCATTATTCGCTATAATGCCGTCGCTGAACAACTTAGCAAACGCGTTTTTTCTTCCATACAATTCGCCGAGGGAATTAAGCGTTTCATTCTAGGCCTGTCTAAAAAAGTACTCTTAGCCAACCCCCTTGGGTCCGTAGCAGACACCGTGTTCACCACTTCTGCAATGGACCTTTCAACTGGAAGCGCTTGGATTGGTATTATCGCTTATACCTTACAAATCTATTTTGACTTCTCAGGCTACAGCGACATGGCTATCGGTTTAGGTAAAATGTTTGGATTCGAGTTCGCAGAGAACTTTCATTATCCGTACATTTCAAAGAGCATTTCTGAGTTCTGGAGACGCTGGCATATCTCTCTTGGCAGTTGGTTCAGAGATTATGTTTATATCCCGCTTGGCGGAAACAAAGTTGCTCCTTGGAAAATCTATCGCAATTTATTTATCGTGTGGGCACTAACCGGGTTCTGGCACGGAGCCAGTTGGACTTTCATTGCATGGGGGACATACTACGGAATCCTAATCGCTTTAGAAAAAGCTGGTCTTGAAAAGATGCTTTCCAAGATTTATCCGTTAAACCATGTTGTTGTGTTGCTGCTTGTCATGATTGGATGGGTGTTCTTCCGCGCTGACAATTTTGGATATGCAACAGAATTCATTGCTTCCCTGTTCTATACCCGGGGCAACGAAATATTCGATTCTCTGGCGCTTTCGTTGTTATCTTCCAATTGGTTCTACTTTGTCATTGCGATGATTGTTGCCACGCCGATATATCCAAAGCTACAAAAATTGCAATGGAGTAAGTCGATGACAAAAGTACAAACCGTTTTTGGAATGCTGTTCAACTTTTTCCTTTTTACAGAAGTGATTTTGTATCTTATTAATTCTACGTATAACCCTTTCTTATATTTTAGATTTTAA
- a CDS encoding DHHW family protein produces MNKHISIVYMVIFLAIIYGFAIVTFISPDKEISDIENRTLSKFPEISLAAVTTGSFFEKINQYWNDQIVFRNEMIRIYQNQQNSEIFNSMLFENLFEANKPRKPEDGTKIKNSRIVSKLVVTNNKWILPIPNKVVHKSEIDAATAKLNDAVTFAKNQKTEAYFVFNPSRTKALMHLYPKYFQTDAYAQSKEYFLSKLDKDVNVINVGEKFDTFTKAQLEELYFETDHHWNIKGAFIAYQEMITQLSKKSSKFEGKPMSLHEFNVSTLTTGNFKGSYNTQINYAVNPKNADRTPIYEPKMPFTFKNFEAISTDGKEVITNFHDFYRFKHGQSDYSYKILYGGDKRKIAYENPKANNQLKVLLIKDSYMNPITPYLAQHFNKLTVLDNRYYSDFSLKKILANEKYDILIIACHDDNLFSDNYQFEKGQESR; encoded by the coding sequence GTGAATAAACATATTTCAATCGTTTATATGGTCATATTTTTAGCTATTATTTATGGTTTCGCAATTGTTACCTTCATTTCTCCGGATAAAGAGATTTCCGACATCGAAAATCGGACGTTGAGTAAATTTCCGGAGATCAGCCTCGCAGCCGTTACAACAGGCAGTTTTTTCGAAAAAATAAATCAGTATTGGAATGACCAAATTGTTTTTCGCAACGAAATGATTAGAATCTACCAAAATCAGCAAAATTCAGAGATCTTTAATTCCATGCTGTTCGAAAACTTGTTTGAGGCCAACAAGCCGCGGAAACCCGAAGACGGAACAAAAATAAAAAATTCACGCATCGTGTCCAAGCTTGTAGTGACAAACAATAAATGGATTTTGCCAATTCCCAACAAGGTCGTTCATAAGAGTGAAATCGACGCTGCGACGGCAAAATTGAACGACGCGGTTACATTCGCCAAAAATCAAAAAACAGAAGCATACTTTGTCTTTAATCCGTCAAGGACCAAAGCGTTGATGCATTTATATCCGAAATATTTTCAAACTGACGCTTATGCTCAATCGAAAGAGTATTTCTTGTCTAAACTCGATAAAGATGTAAATGTGATTAACGTGGGAGAAAAGTTCGATACCTTTACAAAGGCGCAGTTGGAAGAGCTTTACTTCGAAACCGACCATCATTGGAATATCAAAGGCGCTTTCATAGCTTATCAGGAAATGATTACGCAGCTATCTAAGAAGTCCTCCAAATTCGAAGGCAAGCCAATGTCCTTACATGAGTTCAATGTTTCTACATTAACAACAGGTAACTTCAAAGGTAGTTACAATACTCAAATCAATTATGCTGTAAATCCGAAAAATGCAGATAGAACGCCGATTTATGAACCAAAAATGCCGTTTACATTTAAGAATTTTGAGGCTATTAGCACGGACGGCAAAGAAGTTATCACGAACTTTCATGATTTTTATCGTTTCAAACATGGTCAAAGCGATTATTCTTATAAGATCCTATATGGTGGGGACAAACGAAAAATCGCTTATGAAAATCCAAAAGCCAATAATCAATTAAAGGTCCTGCTGATAAAAGATTCTTACATGAATCCAATTACGCCGTATCTGGCACAGCATTTTAACAAACTAACCGTTTTAGACAATCGCTACTATTCGGATTTCAGCTTGAAAAAGATTTTGGCTAATGAGAAATACGATATCCTTATCATTGCTTGCCATGATGACAATCTATTCAGTGACAATTATCAATTCGAAAAAGGGCAGGAGAGTAGATAA
- the fabG gene encoding 3-oxoacyl-ACP reductase FabG — protein MLTPLKDKTVVVTGASKGIGKGIARTFAAQGAKVAVVARSLTKAEETAAEIRKNGGIAHAFQGNVADLDSMKCVASETAGTFGGIDVLCANAGIFPNAPIEEMTGEQWDQVMNTNARGTLFSVQACLPFLKKAEYGRIIVTSSITGPATGYAGWSHYGASKAAQLGFMRSAALELARYSITINAVMPGNIMTEGLDGLGDHYLQSMTASIPLKRLGSVEDIAYAALFLASKEAGYITGQTIIVDGGQIIPESLEAMGQT, from the coding sequence ATGCTGACACCACTGAAGGATAAGACGGTCGTAGTGACCGGAGCCAGCAAAGGAATCGGCAAAGGAATTGCGAGAACCTTCGCCGCACAGGGGGCGAAAGTCGCGGTCGTCGCACGCAGCCTGACGAAAGCGGAGGAAACCGCGGCGGAAATCCGGAAGAACGGAGGCATTGCTCATGCCTTCCAGGGCAATGTCGCCGATTTGGACTCGATGAAGTGCGTTGCGAGCGAGACGGCCGGTACTTTCGGGGGGATCGACGTGCTGTGCGCCAATGCTGGTATTTTTCCGAATGCGCCGATCGAGGAGATGACCGGCGAGCAGTGGGATCAGGTGATGAACACGAATGCTCGCGGGACTCTGTTTTCCGTTCAAGCCTGCCTACCCTTTCTGAAGAAGGCGGAATATGGTCGGATCATTGTTACCTCTTCGATTACGGGGCCGGCCACCGGCTATGCTGGATGGTCGCACTACGGCGCAAGCAAAGCCGCTCAGCTTGGATTCATGCGCAGTGCGGCGCTCGAGCTCGCGCGTTACAGCATTACCATTAACGCCGTCATGCCCGGCAACATAATGACGGAAGGCTTGGATGGCCTTGGAGATCATTATTTGCAGTCGATGACGGCGTCCATCCCGCTCAAGCGGCTCGGAAGCGTCGAAGATATCGCTTATGCCGCTCTTTTTTTAGCGTCGAAGGAGGCAGGTTATATTACGGGCCAAACCATCATCGTTGATGGCGGTCAGATTATTCCAGAGAGTCTGGAAGCGATGGGGCAAACATGA
- a CDS encoding DUF5050 domain-containing protein, whose amino-acid sequence MRLISSFFAITLVAVSLLGCTSKSVVSNNSLGNTVGNITNMGFISSKDDWIYYANTSDQNKLYKMRDGATPTKITDDQAYDINVVGDWIYYRALDKSALMYKIKTDGTSKTQLTQEPSGYINVVNDWIYYSDYSGYTPVMYKMKTDGSVKQRITDDYSEQLLVLEPYIYYRNGNDDSAFYRIKNDGTDKKKISDDNVNFLNYSNGWLYYANSLDDFKLYKMKIDGTQSTKLTDDQINSVIVYNDWIYYSNYSDHDKLYKIKIDGTNKTKILDDTVERLNIAKGWVFYWEGRQKANLHRVKTDGTNKQEVK is encoded by the coding sequence ATGAGATTAATAAGTTCATTCTTTGCGATAACTCTAGTTGCTGTGAGTCTTTTGGGATGTACCAGTAAAAGCGTGGTAAGTAACAATTCGCTGGGAAACACTGTTGGTAATATCACAAACATGGGGTTCATTAGTTCAAAAGATGATTGGATTTATTATGCTAACACATCCGATCAAAATAAGTTGTACAAGATGAGGGATGGAGCAACTCCTACAAAAATAACAGATGATCAAGCCTATGATATAAATGTTGTGGGTGATTGGATATATTATCGAGCGCTAGATAAAAGCGCTCTAATGTATAAGATTAAGACGGACGGCACTTCCAAAACCCAATTAACCCAGGAACCCTCAGGCTATATTAATGTAGTTAATGACTGGATCTATTACTCGGACTATTCCGGGTATACGCCTGTGATGTATAAGATGAAAACAGATGGGTCTGTTAAGCAACGAATCACAGATGACTATTCAGAGCAGCTATTGGTATTGGAGCCATATATTTATTATCGGAATGGGAACGATGATAGTGCCTTCTATCGAATTAAGAATGATGGAACAGATAAAAAGAAAATAAGTGATGATAATGTTAACTTTCTAAACTACTCAAATGGTTGGTTGTATTACGCAAACAGTTTGGACGATTTCAAGCTCTATAAAATGAAGATCGATGGTACACAAAGTACGAAACTAACTGATGATCAAATTAATTCAGTTATTGTTTACAATGATTGGATCTATTACAGCAATTACTCGGACCACGACAAATTATATAAAATTAAGATAGATGGTACCAACAAAACAAAGATTTTGGATGATACAGTAGAACGACTAAATATCGCAAAAGGATGGGTTTTTTATTGGGAAGGTAGGCAAAAAGCAAATCTTCACCGTGTAAAAACAGACGGAACGAACAAACAGGAAGTTAAATAA
- a CDS encoding N-acetylmuramoyl-L-alanine amidase family protein: MHQEFQDNLTNNHNVGFILDSLLGTAYQFDDIKEVEFLIDGAPIGYLDMYDFSVPFERPNPEVKEKNKKQKVSPMRNEPDADPVIVIDPGHGGKDPGSIGSDGTEEADLNLEIAKKLRDYLEDRLNATVYMTRTTDKYIDLDKRYALANEKKADIFISVHINSSSNSSVKGTTVIYPNNHHIKLSREAADFVHNRVIDVLRDYKSPYEDNRNLAVLRGTKMPAILTETGFISNSSDLKYLKSNSGQDEIANKIYRGVKDWWFD; the protein is encoded by the coding sequence CTGCATCAAGAGTTTCAGGATAACTTGACAAACAACCACAATGTTGGGTTTATTCTTGACTCATTATTGGGAACTGCTTATCAGTTTGACGATATCAAAGAAGTAGAATTTTTAATTGATGGTGCACCAATAGGATATCTTGATATGTACGATTTCTCAGTTCCTTTTGAACGTCCAAATCCTGAGGTTAAAGAAAAAAATAAGAAACAAAAAGTGTCTCCTATGAGAAATGAGCCAGATGCTGATCCAGTCATAGTTATTGATCCCGGTCATGGTGGAAAAGACCCTGGATCAATAGGAAGCGACGGAACGGAAGAGGCTGATTTGAATCTTGAGATCGCAAAAAAACTCAGAGATTATCTCGAAGATAGATTAAATGCCACCGTATATATGACTCGCACAACAGATAAGTATATTGATCTTGATAAACGATATGCACTTGCTAATGAAAAAAAAGCAGATATTTTCATTAGTGTACATATCAATTCCAGTTCAAATTCCAGTGTTAAAGGAACCACTGTAATATATCCTAACAATCATCATATTAAATTAAGTAGAGAGGCTGCCGATTTTGTCCACAACAGAGTTATCGATGTCCTACGCGACTATAAATCTCCATACGAAGACAACCGTAACTTGGCCGTTTTACGTGGAACTAAAATGCCCGCAATTTTGACTGAAACAGGTTTTATATCCAATAGCTCTGATTTGAAATATTTGAAGTCAAACTCAGGACAGGATGAGATTGCTAATAAGATTTACAGAGGAGTAAAAGACTGGTGGTTTGATTAA
- a CDS encoding suppressor of fused domain protein — MNFLKKIFGGKNNGEKSKDGTTIYKYEESASYSPPAPMEYVEEIVEHFEAVFPGRESSVFHEIISDTIHIDVNILKPTEEEPFWVLYTTGMSDLPMTIPDEVQEQLDDQIDRAEVMMFLPASWELTQESMQDESNYWPIRLMKQMARFPHQYNTWLGYGHTIPNYQDYEPYADSTGLNGVVIFQLKEEISVIPTKDGNKVTAYFLLPLYKEEMEYKLEHGMDALMEKLSELGDGVLVLQPNRRNTCG; from the coding sequence ATGAATTTTTTAAAAAAGATATTCGGCGGCAAGAACAACGGAGAAAAATCAAAGGATGGCACTACGATTTACAAATATGAAGAATCAGCTAGCTATTCTCCTCCAGCTCCAATGGAATATGTAGAGGAAATCGTGGAACATTTTGAAGCAGTTTTTCCCGGAAGAGAAAGCAGTGTTTTTCATGAAATTATATCTGATACCATACATATTGATGTGAATATATTGAAGCCCACAGAGGAAGAGCCCTTTTGGGTCCTATATACTACCGGTATGAGTGATTTACCAATGACAATACCAGACGAGGTGCAGGAGCAGCTTGATGATCAAATCGATCGAGCAGAGGTTATGATGTTTCTGCCAGCTTCTTGGGAATTAACACAGGAATCGATGCAGGATGAAAGTAATTATTGGCCGATCAGATTGATGAAGCAGATGGCTCGTTTTCCTCATCAGTATAATACCTGGTTGGGATATGGACATACCATCCCCAATTATCAGGACTATGAACCATATGCAGATTCAACTGGGTTAAACGGAGTGGTTATCTTCCAGTTAAAAGAGGAAATCAGCGTCATTCCAACAAAGGATGGCAATAAGGTTACTGCCTATTTCCTGCTGCCTTTATATAAAGAGGAAATGGAATATAAATTAGAGCATGGCATGGATGCGTTGATGGAAAAATTATCGGAGTTAGGAGATGGAGTGCTGGTTTTGCAGCCGAATAGAAGGAATACTTGTGGGTAG
- a CDS encoding RNA polymerase sigma factor, with the protein MDDNAGARIEQWFLAYSTDIYRFLVYYTGRTDIDDLVQETFIRALKAIHYTEIANPKTWLFAIARNVAIDEKRKTKLISWLPDIFLQHLVSPDKTPEESLELSENKRFLYNIINQLKRSYRDVLILRGIKGLSSRETAEVLGWSEAKVNLTLHRAIKAVQKKRNVPVSEVIQDAVTR; encoded by the coding sequence TTGGATGACAATGCTGGAGCACGTATTGAACAATGGTTTCTAGCATACAGCACTGATATATATCGTTTTCTCGTCTATTATACGGGTCGGACGGATATAGACGATCTTGTACAAGAGACCTTTATTCGTGCCCTAAAGGCTATCCATTATACCGAGATTGCAAATCCCAAAACATGGCTGTTTGCCATTGCTAGAAATGTCGCCATTGATGAAAAGCGTAAGACAAAATTAATAAGCTGGCTGCCGGATATATTCCTGCAGCATCTCGTTTCACCTGATAAAACACCTGAAGAATCTTTAGAATTAAGCGAGAATAAACGTTTTCTCTATAACATCATCAATCAGTTGAAACGATCTTATAGGGACGTGCTGATATTGCGTGGTATCAAGGGATTATCTAGTAGGGAGACTGCGGAGGTATTGGGCTGGAGCGAAGCCAAAGTAAATCTCACTTTACATAGGGCGATAAAAGCTGTTCAAAAAAAACGGAATGTTCCTGTTTCGGAGGTGATTCAAGATGCCGTCACAAGATGA
- a CDS encoding MmcQ/YjbR family DNA-binding protein, with protein MEKATLEAYCLKHPGAIHDYKAEWEADRYQVGGKMFAMLGGDSNAKPILSLKCDPARAEQLRETYEGIIPGYYLNKSHWNSIYLDADIPAELWEKLITHSYELVFHKLPKNIQKKLVT; from the coding sequence ATGGAAAAAGCCACACTGGAAGCCTATTGTCTGAAGCACCCAGGAGCAATTCATGATTACAAAGCAGAATGGGAAGCAGATCGTTATCAGGTAGGAGGAAAAATGTTTGCAATGCTTGGTGGAGATTCTAACGCAAAGCCTATCCTATCCTTAAAATGCGATCCAGCTCGAGCCGAACAGCTACGAGAAACATATGAGGGGATTATTCCTGGTTACTACTTGAATAAAAGTCATTGGAATTCTATTTATTTAGATGCCGATATTCCTGCTGAATTGTGGGAGAAGCTGATTACTCATTCTTATGAATTGGTTTTTCATAAGCTACCTAAAAACATTCAAAAGAAATTAGTAACATAG
- a CDS encoding TetR family transcriptional regulator, whose product MAPRVSEEYKKQKKMDLLQAAKRVFVEKGYTRATMQDIMDEADVSRGALYSYFDNIEHVYLELLHAEDEKDAMFFRLDENGTSWQQITKWVNRQQQEMQRLDQSLLLANSEFFLSTNYRKNRDSYPYVTARYQRLTEVIIAFFRKGIEQGDICPRIPVESISLYLISFMDGLMLDTAHLGPEKTKVKEQLEVLLFSLREMLCPIAEK is encoded by the coding sequence ATGGCTCCAAGAGTAAGCGAGGAATACAAAAAACAAAAGAAAATGGATTTGTTACAGGCGGCAAAACGGGTGTTTGTGGAAAAGGGTTATACACGAGCGACGATGCAAGACATCATGGACGAGGCAGATGTTTCGAGAGGAGCTTTGTATTCGTACTTCGATAACATCGAGCATGTGTATCTTGAACTGCTTCATGCTGAGGATGAAAAGGATGCGATGTTTTTTCGTCTAGATGAGAACGGCACATCCTGGCAACAGATAACCAAGTGGGTTAATCGGCAGCAGCAGGAAATGCAAAGGCTTGATCAATCTCTTCTGCTGGCTAATTCGGAGTTTTTTTTATCAACGAATTACCGCAAGAATCGAGATAGCTATCCTTATGTCACCGCACGCTATCAACGGCTAACTGAGGTAATAATCGCTTTTTTTCGCAAAGGAATCGAGCAGGGGGATATTTGTCCGCGTATTCCAGTTGAGTCTATTTCGCTTTATCTCATTTCATTTATGGATGGTTTAATGCTAGATACCGCTCATTTGGGGCCAGAAAAAACAAAGGTGAAGGAGCAATTGGAGGTTTTGCTGTTTTCATTAAGGGAAATGCTTTGTCCGATTGCAGAAAAATAA
- a CDS encoding GNAT family N-acetyltransferase — MLFQSTRMYFRKMTADDVAIYHRWRNDMEVMQTTNPSLDLFTFDSTEEFVNQVILGASTSKSYMIIEKESETPIGIVSLIQIDYKNRNAECIIDIGEKAYWGKGYGAEAMKLLLDYAFLELNLHRVSLRVFSFNKKAIALYERVGFKHEGISREYIFRDGKWSDIFHMGILQREYIATNAAVSE, encoded by the coding sequence ATGCTGTTTCAATCCACAAGAATGTATTTTAGAAAAATGACTGCTGACGATGTAGCTATCTATCATAGATGGAGAAATGATATGGAAGTCATGCAAACTACCAATCCATCACTTGATCTGTTTACATTTGATAGCACAGAAGAATTTGTGAATCAGGTCATTTTGGGAGCAAGTACATCAAAAAGCTATATGATTATCGAAAAGGAGTCGGAAACCCCTATTGGGATCGTCTCACTCATTCAAATTGATTATAAGAATCGGAATGCTGAGTGCATTATCGACATTGGAGAGAAGGCGTATTGGGGAAAAGGCTATGGAGCAGAAGCAATGAAGCTGCTACTGGATTATGCCTTTTTGGAATTAAACCTGCACCGCGTATCATTACGAGTGTTTTCTTTTAACAAAAAAGCCATTGCCTTATATGAAAGAGTGGGATTTAAGCACGAAGGAATTTCACGAGAATACATTTTTCGAGATGGAAAATGGAGCGACATTTTTCACATGGGGATACTCCAAAGAGAGTATATTGCTACAAATGCCGCTGTTAGTGAATAG
- a CDS encoding YybH family protein, which translates to MEILDKYIEATNTHNFSEVKKLLHPTAIYYFSNHTCTTHQEIQAYFETAWSIIQNEIYKAQDIQWLHVGNDSATCTYTYCYEGYMNGEYTSGQGRATNVFVKESTEWLLIHEHLSPLPAKKL; encoded by the coding sequence ATGGAGATATTAGATAAATATATAGAAGCAACCAACACCCACAACTTCAGTGAAGTGAAAAAATTACTGCATCCAACTGCCATTTATTACTTTTCCAATCACACCTGTACTACTCACCAAGAAATACAAGCATATTTTGAAACCGCTTGGTCCATCATCCAAAACGAGATTTATAAAGCCCAAGATATTCAATGGCTACATGTAGGTAATGACTCTGCAACCTGCACGTATACATATTGCTATGAAGGCTATATGAATGGCGAGTATACCAGCGGGCAAGGAAGAGCGACAAATGTATTCGTCAAAGAATCTACTGAATGGTTGCTTATTCATGAACATTTAAGTCCTTTACCTGCAAAAAAGCTCTAG
- a CDS encoding methyl-accepting chemotaxis protein yields the protein MARKFTFTLTIRRKLIFSFALILIIPSIVIGLMSYQVAADKMEEEINNFGIRSVNMLDQIINDTIDPKIHDITYFSKQITEPLLQGGLQAPIRERLKEYYALHSELVSVFVGTKDGVMIQEPIQKMAADYDPRNRPWYQEAIAKKGQVIITEPYVSASTGKVVVTIAKTLEDNSGVIAINLNLDNLSEIVQQVKIGKQGYAFIIDQTGKYLVHPTTKSGTDFKEKWEDELFSKKSGQIKLDESNEFIAFETNKVTGWKIAGNMFTSEIQEAAQPIFTQTLVVIAVALLAGTILMIFVILSITKPLKRLIKASRTISEGDLTETISVNGEDEIGLLSQSFQQMQANLRNLIGQVGFSADQVAASAEELTANADQTSKATEQISTTIQLLAAGVEKQFHSVEETSETVQRMSLGVEQMASHSEEVTAKAIEASVKATEGSHSIQTAVEQMSSINHTVKKVASVIKGLGERSEEIGKIVDVIANIATQTNLLALNAAIEAARAGEHGRGFAVVANEVRLLAEQSTHSAEQVDKLIMSIQEETNQAVHSMDLATQEAEEGINLINTAGNSFELIQVTVEQVTAQIQEVTAAIKQLSEGSKEMVSSMEMITEVAETAASSTQEVSASTEEQLATMEEITHAAASLADMAEELQGLLAKFKI from the coding sequence ATGGCACGGAAATTTACATTTACTTTGACGATTAGAAGAAAATTAATTTTCTCCTTTGCACTTATTTTAATCATTCCAAGTATCGTAATTGGTTTGATGTCTTATCAAGTTGCAGCAGACAAAATGGAGGAGGAAATTAACAATTTCGGTATTAGAAGTGTTAATATGCTGGATCAAATTATCAACGATACGATTGATCCCAAAATCCATGATATCACGTACTTTTCCAAGCAAATCACCGAACCACTTTTACAGGGTGGCCTACAAGCTCCCATAAGAGAAAGATTGAAGGAATATTACGCTCTGCATTCCGAATTGGTTAGTGTTTTCGTAGGAACCAAAGATGGAGTAATGATACAAGAGCCTATTCAGAAAATGGCTGCCGACTATGATCCAAGAAATAGACCTTGGTACCAGGAAGCTATCGCGAAAAAAGGACAAGTTATTATTACGGAGCCCTACGTATCAGCATCCACGGGCAAGGTGGTCGTAACCATTGCGAAAACACTTGAGGATAATTCCGGGGTAATAGCAATAAATTTGAATTTAGATAATCTGTCCGAGATCGTTCAACAGGTTAAAATCGGGAAACAGGGCTACGCATTTATCATCGATCAAACAGGCAAATATTTGGTTCATCCCACGACAAAAAGCGGAACTGATTTTAAGGAGAAGTGGGAAGATGAATTATTTTCCAAGAAGTCAGGTCAGATAAAACTAGATGAGTCAAATGAGTTTATCGCATTTGAAACAAATAAAGTAACGGGCTGGAAGATAGCCGGAAATATGTTCACCTCCGAGATTCAAGAGGCAGCTCAGCCTATCTTTACTCAAACTCTAGTTGTTATTGCAGTGGCTTTACTTGCAGGTACAATTTTGATGATCTTCGTCATACTTTCCATTACCAAACCGTTGAAAAGATTAATTAAGGCCTCCCGTACAATTAGTGAAGGGGATTTAACTGAAACGATTAGCGTGAACGGGGAGGACGAGATTGGATTACTGTCTCAATCGTTCCAGCAGATGCAGGCTAATCTTCGCAATCTGATTGGGCAAGTAGGTTTTAGTGCAGATCAGGTAGCCGCTTCGGCTGAAGAGTTAACTGCAAATGCAGATCAGACAAGCAAAGCTACAGAGCAAATCAGCACGACAATCCAGTTATTAGCCGCCGGGGTAGAAAAGCAATTTCATAGCGTAGAAGAAACATCGGAAACCGTACAGCGCATGTCACTGGGTGTAGAGCAAATGGCCTCCCATTCTGAAGAGGTAACAGCTAAAGCGATTGAAGCATCTGTTAAAGCAACAGAAGGCAGTCATTCGATTCAGACAGCAGTAGAACAGATGAGTTCCATTAATCATACAGTTAAAAAAGTGGCAAGTGTCATTAAGGGCTTGGGTGAGCGTTCCGAGGAAATCGGTAAAATTGTTGACGTTATCGCAAATATCGCTACTCAAACCAATTTGTTAGCATTAAATGCAGCGATTGAAGCAGCACGAGCAGGCGAGCATGGTCGGGGATTCGCTGTTGTTGCAAATGAAGTCCGATTATTAGCAGAGCAATCGACCCACTCGGCTGAACAAGTGGATAAGCTGATTATGAGCATTCAGGAAGAGACGAATCAAGCTGTCCATTCGATGGATTTGGCCACCCAAGAAGCGGAAGAGGGGATCAACCTGATTAATACGGCTGGAAATTCCTTTGAACTGATTCAAGTAACGGTAGAACAGGTAACAGCCCAAATTCAGGAGGTTACAGCAGCGATTAAACAATTGTCAGAGGGATCAAAGGAAATGGTCAGTTCCATGGAAATGATTACGGAGGTAGCAGAAACAGCGGCATCAAGCACGCAGGAGGTTTCTGCATCCACAGAGGAACAGCTCGCGACAATGGAGGAAATCACCCATGCCGCTGCTTCCTTGGCAGACATGGCTGAGGAGCTTCAGGGGTTATTGGCAAAGTTTAAAATTTAG